In one window of Fictibacillus phosphorivorans DNA:
- a CDS encoding ABC transporter ATP-binding protein, translated as MNQTQPLVKVENLKMHFPIKGGILSKTVGEVKAVDGISFYIKKGETLGLVGESGCGKSTTGRMLLRLLEPTEGKIYFEGEDITKLSSSEMRKKRREMQMVFQDPFASLNPRHTVEKILEEPLIVHGVKDKAERKRRVKELLEVVGLSSWHAKRYPHQFSGGQRQRIGIARALAVNPKLIIADEPVSALDVSIQSQVLNLLQDLQKEFDLTYLFIAHDLGVVRHISDRVGVMYLGHIVELADSEKLYDDPKHPYTQALLSAVPIPDVEHRKDRVILQGDVPSPSNPPAGCPFHTRCPAAMDHCGTVKPVLKEVAEGHYAACHLYE; from the coding sequence ATGAATCAGACACAGCCATTAGTTAAAGTTGAAAATCTAAAGATGCACTTTCCGATTAAAGGCGGAATATTGAGTAAGACCGTTGGCGAAGTAAAGGCAGTAGACGGAATCTCTTTTTACATAAAAAAAGGAGAAACACTCGGCCTCGTTGGAGAGAGCGGGTGCGGTAAGTCCACGACAGGACGAATGCTCCTTAGACTTTTAGAACCTACTGAAGGAAAAATCTACTTTGAAGGTGAGGATATAACCAAACTATCTTCAAGTGAGATGAGAAAGAAACGCCGTGAGATGCAGATGGTGTTTCAGGATCCTTTTGCTTCCCTTAACCCACGTCATACAGTTGAGAAAATTTTAGAAGAGCCATTGATCGTTCATGGTGTAAAAGATAAAGCAGAACGAAAAAGAAGAGTTAAGGAACTACTTGAAGTCGTAGGACTCTCAAGTTGGCATGCGAAGCGATATCCTCACCAATTCTCAGGAGGACAAAGACAGCGTATCGGAATCGCACGGGCACTAGCCGTGAATCCGAAGCTCATTATCGCGGACGAGCCTGTATCTGCACTCGATGTTTCTATTCAATCTCAAGTATTGAATCTGTTACAAGATCTTCAAAAAGAGTTCGACCTTACGTATTTGTTTATCGCACATGATCTTGGTGTAGTCCGCCATATCAGTGACCGAGTGGGAGTTATGTATTTGGGTCATATCGTAGAGCTTGCGGATAGTGAGAAGCTTTATGATGATCCGAAACATCCATATACACAAGCTCTTTTATCAGCTGTTCCGATTCCAGATGTGGAGCACCGGAAAGACCGTGTCATCCTGCAAGGAGATGTGCCGAGTCCTTCGAATCCGCCTGCTGGTTGTCCATTCCACACACGTTGCCCTGCAGCGATGGATCATTGCGGAACCGTAAAGCCTGTTTTAAAAGAAGTTGCTGAAGGCCACTACGCTGCCTGCCATCTTTACGAATAA
- a CDS encoding ABC transporter substrate-binding protein: MKKSLLTLFALMLALSLALAGCSSGGDSSKGGDDDKVDPNNVMIYGRGGDSVALDPAVVTDGESFIVTEQIYEPLVNYGKDNTDIVPGLAKKWEISEDGLTYTFELEEDVKFHDGEKFNADAVVKNFDRWAQSKDGEKFAYYGSMFGGFEGDEGHVIKDVKAEGDYKVVITLNKPQAPFLKNVAMSPFAIASPKSLDGDKLSKEPVGTGPFKFKSWKPNDTIVLEKNADYWVKDMPKLDGVTFKVIKDNSSRLNALTKGEIDLMDALNPSDMKKVSDNSKLQLFERPSMNVGYLGFNVEKAPFDKKEVRQAISHLIDKQAIIDNFYEGTAEPAKNPMPPSIAGYNDEIQDREYDEAKAKELLKSVGMEKGFTMDLWAMPVARPYMPNGQKVAEAIQAKLAKVNIKANIVTFEWGTYLEKVQKGEAPMFMLGWTGDNGDADNFLYTLLDKDTIDSNNYARYANEDVHKLLVEAQTTADEAKREELYKQAQVIIHEDAPWVPLVHSKPQLAGASKIKGFVPHPTGSQSFADVSFE; the protein is encoded by the coding sequence ATGAAGAAAAGTTTATTAACTTTATTTGCTTTAATGCTTGCTTTATCTCTAGCGTTGGCAGGGTGTTCATCAGGCGGGGATAGCAGCAAAGGTGGAGACGACGATAAAGTCGATCCGAACAATGTCATGATCTACGGTCGTGGCGGAGATTCTGTTGCACTTGATCCAGCTGTTGTTACTGACGGTGAATCTTTCATCGTAACAGAACAAATCTATGAGCCACTAGTAAACTACGGAAAAGATAATACTGATATCGTTCCTGGTCTTGCAAAGAAATGGGAAATTTCTGAAGATGGCTTGACGTATACATTCGAGCTTGAAGAAGATGTTAAGTTCCACGATGGCGAGAAGTTCAACGCAGATGCAGTTGTAAAGAACTTTGACCGTTGGGCACAAAGTAAAGATGGCGAAAAATTCGCATACTACGGATCTATGTTTGGTGGATTTGAAGGTGACGAAGGCCACGTCATTAAAGATGTTAAAGCAGAAGGCGACTACAAAGTAGTTATTACGTTGAACAAGCCACAAGCTCCATTCTTAAAGAACGTAGCGATGAGCCCGTTCGCGATCGCGAGCCCTAAATCATTAGACGGCGACAAGCTAAGCAAAGAGCCAGTTGGTACAGGTCCTTTCAAATTTAAGAGCTGGAAGCCAAACGATACGATCGTTCTTGAAAAGAATGCTGACTATTGGGTAAAAGATATGCCGAAACTTGATGGCGTAACGTTTAAAGTAATCAAAGACAACTCTTCTCGTCTAAACGCACTAACAAAAGGCGAAATCGATTTAATGGATGCTCTTAATCCATCTGATATGAAAAAAGTTTCAGACAACAGCAAGCTTCAATTGTTCGAACGTCCTTCAATGAACGTTGGTTACCTTGGATTTAACGTTGAAAAAGCACCATTTGATAAGAAAGAAGTACGTCAGGCGATCAGCCACTTGATCGACAAACAAGCGATCATCGACAACTTCTATGAAGGAACAGCTGAGCCGGCTAAGAACCCAATGCCTCCTTCAATCGCTGGGTACAACGATGAGATTCAAGATCGTGAATATGACGAAGCAAAAGCTAAAGAACTTTTAAAGAGCGTTGGTATGGAAAAAGGATTTACAATGGATCTTTGGGCAATGCCTGTGGCACGTCCATACATGCCGAACGGTCAAAAAGTAGCTGAAGCGATTCAAGCGAAACTTGCAAAAGTGAATATTAAAGCGAACATCGTTACATTCGAGTGGGGTACTTACCTTGAGAAAGTTCAAAAAGGTGAAGCGCCAATGTTCATGTTAGGTTGGACAGGTGACAATGGAGACGCGGATAACTTCCTTTATACGCTTCTTGACAAAGACACGATCGATTCTAACAACTACGCTCGTTATGCGAACGAAGACGTTCATAAGCTTTTAGTCGAAGCTCAAACAACAGCTGATGAAGCGAAACGTGAAGAGCTTTACAAACAAGCACAAGTTATCATCCATGAAGATGCTCCATGGGTACCACTTGTTCACTCTAAGCCTCAACTAGCTGGAGCAAGCAAGATTAAAGGATTCGTTCCACATCCTACAGGTTCTCAATCTTTCGCGGACGTATCTTTCGAATAA
- a CDS encoding glutamate-1-semialdehyde 2,1-aminomutase — protein sequence MNHTKSEALYDEALLHIVGGVNSPSRSFKAVGGGAPVFMERAKGAYFWDEDGNRYIDYLAAYGPIITGHAHPHITKAIVRAAENGVLYGTPTSLEVKFAKMLKEAMPAMDKVRFVNSGTEAIMTTIRVARAYTGRDKIIKFAGCYHGHSDLVLVAAGSGPSTLGTPDSAGVPKSIAQEVITVPFNDVDAYRIAMDKWGDQIAAVLVEPIVGNFGIVEPKEGFLQAVNDITHEHGALVIYDEVITAFRFMYGGAQDLLGVKPDMTALGKIIGGGLPIGAYGGKQEIMEKVAPLGPAYQAGTMAGNPASISAGIACLEVLKQEGVYEEMDRLGAILEKGLLEQAEKHSVSVTINRLKGALTLYFSNEKIENYVQAEATDGEIFGRYFKHMLHEGINLAPSKYEAMFLTTAHTEEDVRATIEAAGRAFSSL from the coding sequence ATGAATCACACGAAATCTGAAGCACTATATGATGAAGCGCTTCTACATATTGTTGGGGGTGTAAACAGCCCATCCCGATCATTTAAAGCAGTCGGCGGCGGTGCACCCGTGTTTATGGAACGCGCAAAAGGCGCATATTTTTGGGATGAAGACGGCAATCGTTATATCGATTATCTCGCTGCTTATGGTCCTATTATTACCGGACATGCTCATCCTCATATCACAAAGGCGATAGTGAGAGCCGCAGAAAATGGGGTTCTCTATGGAACGCCTACTTCTCTTGAAGTGAAATTTGCGAAGATGTTAAAAGAAGCGATGCCTGCTATGGATAAAGTTCGTTTCGTAAACTCTGGAACAGAGGCGATTATGACAACGATCCGCGTTGCTCGTGCTTATACAGGACGCGATAAGATCATCAAGTTTGCTGGATGCTATCACGGCCATTCCGATCTTGTTCTTGTCGCAGCTGGCTCTGGTCCTTCTACATTAGGTACCCCAGACTCAGCTGGTGTTCCGAAATCTATCGCACAAGAAGTGATCACCGTTCCATTTAATGATGTTGATGCTTATCGTATTGCGATGGACAAATGGGGAGACCAGATCGCTGCCGTTTTAGTAGAACCGATTGTTGGAAACTTCGGAATCGTTGAACCGAAAGAAGGCTTCTTGCAAGCTGTTAATGACATTACTCATGAGCATGGTGCACTTGTAATCTATGATGAAGTCATTACTGCTTTCCGTTTTATGTATGGCGGTGCGCAAGATCTTTTAGGTGTAAAACCTGACATGACAGCCCTTGGAAAGATTATCGGTGGCGGTCTGCCGATCGGGGCGTACGGTGGTAAACAAGAAATCATGGAAAAAGTAGCACCACTTGGACCTGCGTACCAAGCAGGAACGATGGCAGGAAACCCAGCTTCGATCTCAGCAGGGATTGCTTGCTTAGAAGTTTTAAAGCAAGAAGGCGTTTACGAGGAAATGGACCGCTTGGGTGCGATTCTTGAAAAAGGTTTACTTGAACAAGCTGAGAAACATAGTGTTTCCGTAACAATCAACCGTTTGAAAGGTGCTTTAACACTTTATTTTTCAAACGAAAAGATCGAGAACTATGTACAAGCAGAAGCAACAGATGGCGAGATCTTCGGAAGATACTTCAAACACATGCTTCATGAAGGAATCAATCTCGCACCATCTAAGTATGAAGCGATGTTCTTAACAACTGCACACACCGAAGAAGACGTTCGCGCTACGATTGAAGCAGCTGGAAGAGCGTTCAGCTCACTATAA
- a CDS encoding nuclease-related domain-containing protein: MKKERKAPIFITKLSKLVKRIPPNHFKKQEFQDLLRNHSSGFKGEQSLEYFYRYLPKDILYLHGLRILDGEYFFQMDTLLITPSFITILEIKYMAGHLYFEDQFFQFIRTYAEKEEAFPNPIDQVSRQKIHLSRVLEQHKMNILPIETLVVMTHPAAIIEAASGYQEANEKVIKSSSLQQKYETLLQKYPNEVITQKQVKKLARLLLKLSSSYDPDICELFQVNKNELSKGVFCPTCPHSIMNYTWGKWHCSTCNTSSKTAHIEALQDYALLISNHISNYEFAWYLNLQSSNQAYHLLRSLNLPSTGTNRSRLYNLTPLLEKTT, translated from the coding sequence TTGAAAAAAGAAAGAAAAGCACCGATTTTTATTACAAAATTGTCTAAATTGGTTAAAAGAATTCCACCCAATCACTTTAAGAAACAAGAATTTCAGGATTTGTTGCGAAATCATTCATCAGGCTTTAAAGGCGAGCAGTCACTCGAATACTTTTATCGTTATCTGCCTAAGGATATTCTTTACTTACATGGTCTTAGAATATTAGACGGTGAATATTTTTTTCAAATGGACACTCTTCTTATTACTCCGAGTTTCATAACAATCCTTGAGATCAAATATATGGCTGGTCATCTTTATTTTGAAGACCAATTCTTTCAATTCATTCGTACGTATGCCGAAAAAGAAGAAGCTTTCCCAAATCCAATCGATCAAGTGTCTCGCCAAAAAATTCATCTTTCAAGGGTACTTGAACAGCACAAAATGAATATATTACCTATCGAAACACTGGTCGTTATGACTCATCCTGCTGCAATTATTGAAGCGGCATCAGGTTACCAAGAAGCTAATGAGAAAGTAATTAAGAGTTCAAGTTTACAGCAAAAGTATGAAACTCTATTACAGAAATATCCAAATGAGGTCATCACTCAAAAACAAGTTAAAAAACTAGCAAGACTTCTCCTTAAGTTAAGCTCATCGTACGATCCAGATATTTGTGAGCTTTTCCAAGTAAATAAGAATGAGCTCTCAAAAGGGGTCTTTTGTCCAACTTGTCCTCACTCCATCATGAACTACACTTGGGGGAAATGGCATTGTTCTACTTGTAATACTTCATCAAAAACTGCGCACATTGAAGCTCTTCAAGATTACGCACTATTAATATCAAATCATATATCAAACTATGAGTTTGCATGGTATTTAAATTTACAATCGAGCAACCAAGCCTACCATCTTCTTCGTTCGTTAAATCTACCCTCAACCGGTACAAATCGATCAAGACTCTACAACCTAACCCCCCTCCTTGAAAAAACCACATAA
- a CDS encoding ABC transporter permease, with protein MSELTRSTPPVVPQPQHMPVEPVEDKVISPWKDAWRSFKKNKIALVGLSIVSLFILIAIFADLIAPYSYSDVELKDKHIAPSAEHWFGTDEFGRDILSRVIHGARISLWVGFFSVAGSVIVGSLLGIIAGYYGRWIDGIISRIFDILLAFPSILLAIAVVSVLGPSLKNALIAIAIINIPTFGRLLRSRVLSVKEEEYITAARAIGMSDFRILIHHILPNSLAPIIVQGTLAIATAIIEAAALGFLGMGAQPPTPEWGKMLADSKDFIIQAPWTVLFPGLAIMLTVLGFNLMGDGLRDALDPRMKS; from the coding sequence ATGTCAGAACTCACAAGATCAACACCTCCCGTAGTTCCGCAGCCACAGCATATGCCCGTGGAACCTGTGGAAGACAAAGTAATCTCTCCTTGGAAAGATGCTTGGAGAAGTTTTAAAAAGAATAAGATCGCTCTTGTCGGCTTATCGATTGTATCGTTATTTATCTTGATTGCGATATTTGCAGACCTGATCGCACCTTATAGCTATAGTGATGTTGAATTAAAGGACAAGCACATAGCTCCATCAGCTGAACACTGGTTCGGAACAGATGAATTTGGCCGTGATATTTTGAGCCGTGTCATCCACGGTGCTCGCATCTCCCTGTGGGTCGGTTTTTTCTCAGTGGCTGGATCGGTTATTGTAGGTTCTTTGCTGGGGATCATCGCAGGGTATTATGGAAGATGGATAGACGGTATCATATCTCGCATTTTCGATATTTTGCTTGCGTTCCCAAGTATCTTACTCGCGATTGCGGTAGTATCTGTACTTGGACCATCACTAAAAAATGCGTTGATCGCAATCGCGATCATCAATATTCCAACGTTTGGTCGCTTGCTGCGCTCAAGAGTCCTTAGTGTAAAAGAAGAGGAATACATTACAGCAGCTCGTGCGATCGGAATGAGCGACTTCAGGATTCTAATCCACCACATCCTACCGAACAGTCTTGCTCCAATCATCGTTCAAGGGACGCTAGCGATCGCAACGGCGATTATTGAAGCAGCTGCACTTGGATTCCTAGGAATGGGTGCACAGCCACCAACTCCAGAGTGGGGTAAGATGCTTGCAGATTCAAAGGACTTTATCATTCAAGCACCATGGACAGTATTGTTCCCAGGTTTAGCGATCATGCTAACAGTGCTTGGATTTAACCTGATGGGTGACGGATTGCGTGACGCTCTAGATCCACGGATGAAGAGTTAG
- a CDS encoding FUSC family protein: protein MKLGARMIKTGLAISLSIYLAMLFQLDQPAFAAIAATFAIQPSIYRSYQTILEQVQGNLVGAIFAIIFVILLGNNPFVIGFVVVLVIAANLKMKIAKTIPLSIVTVIVIMESHTENFIGFAIDRFLLIMLGVLSAFLVNLVFMPPKYETKLYYKISDHTDEIIKWIRMITRHATEHSALKEDLPHLKENRFKMDQYYLLYKEERTYFRSNKYTKTRKLVLYRQMIQTTNKALELLKSLHRHENEMNNMPEPLQELIQLKLDGLTNFHEQMLLKYTDKIRAQHTLDMDKAINKKALMTCIMSYYKNPENEDWIELFPVFALIIDYADQLEHLNTLVESFKNYHQEDSEVQLDQRLED, encoded by the coding sequence ATGAAACTAGGAGCCCGAATGATTAAAACGGGTTTAGCCATTTCTTTATCGATCTACTTAGCGATGTTGTTTCAATTGGATCAGCCAGCTTTTGCTGCGATTGCCGCTACATTTGCGATCCAACCTTCCATCTATAGATCGTATCAAACCATTTTAGAACAAGTTCAAGGTAACTTGGTCGGTGCCATTTTTGCTATTATTTTTGTTATTTTATTAGGCAACAACCCTTTTGTTATCGGATTCGTTGTCGTACTTGTCATCGCAGCGAACTTAAAGATGAAGATTGCGAAAACGATACCGTTATCCATCGTTACCGTAATCGTGATCATGGAAAGCCATACGGAGAACTTTATCGGCTTTGCGATCGATCGTTTCTTATTGATCATGCTCGGCGTATTATCAGCGTTTTTAGTTAACCTGGTATTTATGCCACCTAAATACGAAACGAAGCTGTATTATAAAATATCCGATCACACAGACGAAATTATAAAATGGATCCGCATGATTACCCGTCATGCTACAGAACATAGCGCTTTAAAAGAAGATCTGCCCCACTTAAAAGAAAATCGCTTTAAGATGGATCAATATTACTTGTTGTATAAAGAAGAACGTACCTATTTTAGAAGCAACAAGTATACCAAAACACGCAAACTGGTTCTTTACCGCCAGATGATCCAAACGACAAACAAAGCACTAGAACTGTTGAAGAGCCTTCACCGTCATGAAAATGAAATGAACAACATGCCGGAGCCTCTTCAAGAACTGATTCAATTAAAACTGGATGGCTTGACCAACTTCCACGAACAGATGCTGTTGAAGTACACGGACAAAATTCGCGCACAGCATACACTCGATATGGATAAAGCCATCAACAAAAAAGCACTCATGACCTGTATCATGAGCTATTACAAAAACCCAGAGAACGAAGACTGGATCGAACTGTTCCCCGTCTTCGCCCTGATCATAGATTACGCAGACCAATTGGAACACTTGAACACCCTGGTGGAAAGCTTTAAGAACTACCACCAGGAAGATAGCGAGGTTCAGTTGGATCAGCGGCTTGAAGATTGA
- a CDS encoding ABC transporter ATP-binding protein yields the protein MDSIKRYLIFVKPYKWQIFWTIVIGLAKFGIPLLTPLILKYVVDDIIQVSLPVDEKLNKLYWLMAGAALIFVVLRPPIEYWRQYYAQWVGTKVLYDIRDKMFDHIQRLSLRFYSNNKSGEVISRVIHDVEQTKTFVITGLMNVWLDMATIIIAAAIMFSMDFWLTVVALSMLPVYGFSVKFFYARLRQLTKDRSQALAEVQGHLHERVQGMSVIRSFALEDHEQVQFDKRNRNFLDRAMDHTKWNAKTFSVVNTVTDIAPLLVIGFAAYQGIQGNITIGALVAFVAYMDRLYNPLRRLVNSSTTLTQSIASMDRMFEFLDESYDIEDSPHAKPLESVRGKLDFENVSFTYNEEEADVLHNVSLSVEAGETIALVGMSGGGKSSLISLIPRFYDVSEGSIKLDGTDIRDFKVRSLRDNIGMVLQDNILFSESVRANILMGNPEASDEEMIAAAKAANAHEFIMSLPEGYDTKIGERGVKLSGGQKQRVAISRVFLKNPPLLILDEATSALDLESEHLIQEALEKLAKDRTTFIVAHRLSTITHADRIIVIDHGRIVEIGNHKELMEKQGAYYDLFMVQQLK from the coding sequence ATGGATAGTATTAAACGGTATTTAATTTTTGTAAAACCATACAAGTGGCAAATCTTTTGGACGATCGTAATCGGATTAGCTAAATTCGGTATCCCGTTATTAACACCTCTAATTTTAAAATATGTTGTCGATGACATCATCCAAGTGTCATTGCCGGTAGATGAAAAATTAAACAAGCTGTACTGGCTCATGGCAGGAGCTGCCCTCATATTCGTAGTGCTTCGTCCACCGATTGAGTATTGGAGACAATATTATGCACAATGGGTAGGAACAAAGGTTTTATATGACATTCGTGATAAGATGTTTGATCATATACAGCGCTTAAGCCTGCGTTTTTATTCGAACAACAAATCGGGTGAAGTGATTTCGAGAGTCATCCATGATGTTGAGCAAACCAAAACGTTTGTCATTACTGGTCTAATGAATGTGTGGTTAGATATGGCGACGATTATTATTGCCGCTGCCATCATGTTCTCAATGGATTTCTGGCTAACCGTTGTTGCCTTATCCATGCTTCCCGTCTACGGGTTTTCTGTAAAGTTCTTCTATGCTCGACTTCGTCAACTAACGAAAGACCGTTCGCAAGCTCTTGCTGAAGTACAAGGCCATTTGCATGAACGCGTTCAAGGTATGTCAGTCATCCGAAGTTTTGCACTTGAAGATCATGAGCAGGTTCAATTTGATAAACGAAACCGAAATTTCTTAGATCGTGCAATGGATCATACAAAATGGAACGCAAAAACATTCTCGGTCGTAAATACCGTAACCGATATTGCCCCGCTTTTAGTTATTGGATTTGCCGCGTATCAAGGTATTCAAGGAAACATTACGATTGGAGCGCTAGTTGCATTTGTTGCGTATATGGATCGACTTTATAATCCACTGAGACGACTAGTGAATTCATCTACAACACTGACACAATCGATCGCTTCTATGGACCGGATGTTTGAGTTTTTAGATGAGTCCTATGATATTGAAGACTCTCCTCATGCCAAACCGTTAGAATCGGTTAGAGGAAAACTTGATTTCGAGAATGTTTCGTTCACTTATAACGAGGAAGAAGCTGATGTGCTACATAATGTTTCCTTATCGGTCGAAGCAGGAGAAACGATTGCTCTGGTGGGGATGAGCGGAGGCGGTAAATCTTCGTTGATCAGCTTGATCCCGCGTTTTTACGACGTTTCTGAAGGAAGTATCAAGCTGGATGGAACAGATATCCGTGATTTTAAAGTGCGCTCACTAAGAGATAACATCGGTATGGTTCTTCAAGATAATATTCTTTTTAGTGAATCCGTTCGAGCGAATATTCTTATGGGGAATCCAGAGGCATCTGATGAAGAGATGATAGCGGCTGCAAAAGCAGCTAATGCACATGAGTTCATCATGAGCCTCCCTGAAGGATATGACACGAAGATCGGTGAACGTGGGGTCAAGCTATCTGGCGGTCAGAAGCAGCGAGTGGCCATATCACGTGTTTTTCTAAAAAATCCACCGCTTCTTATCCTAGATGAAGCAACTTCCGCACTAGACCTTGAGAGTGAACATCTGATTCAAGAGGCTTTAGAAAAACTTGCAAAAGACCGGACAACGTTTATTGTGGCTCACCGACTTTCCACGATTACGCATGCTGATCGAATTATCGTCATCGACCATGGCAGAATCGTAGAGATCGGAAACCATAAAGAATTGATGGAAAAGCAAGGAGCTTATTACGACCTTTTCATGGTTCAACAATTAAAATAG
- a CDS encoding ABC transporter ATP-binding protein: MGNPVLEVKNLRTSFLTEDGAIPAVDGVDFHVNPGEVLGIVGESGCGKSVTSLSVMGLVPTPPGKIEGEILFKGENLASAPERRMRQIRGNEIGMIFQEPMTSLNPVITIGEQLIESLRIHRKWSKKEAMGKAIEMLKLVGLPRAEELVKEYPHQLSGGMRQRVMIAMAMICDPKLLIADEPTTALDVTIQAQILDLMKRLNKETDTAIMMITHDLGVVAEMCERVVVMYAGKVVEEGEVKTIFQNPKHPYTVGLIKSVPDMREKVGRLYSIPGNVPKPGSITTGCSFAPRCEHAGTRCISETPHLKTQEGSHQVRCWLYEDGKGVNLHESDTAIS, translated from the coding sequence ATGGGAAATCCAGTTCTAGAAGTGAAGAACTTAAGAACTTCTTTCCTTACAGAAGATGGCGCAATCCCTGCAGTTGACGGTGTTGATTTCCACGTGAATCCTGGCGAAGTGCTCGGGATCGTAGGAGAATCAGGTTGCGGTAAAAGTGTGACGTCCCTATCCGTAATGGGACTAGTGCCTACACCGCCTGGGAAAATTGAAGGAGAGATTCTCTTTAAAGGTGAAAATCTTGCTTCAGCACCAGAAAGAAGGATGCGGCAAATTAGAGGCAATGAAATCGGGATGATATTTCAAGAGCCGATGACAAGCTTGAATCCGGTTATCACGATCGGTGAACAGCTTATTGAATCACTGCGCATACATAGAAAATGGTCCAAAAAAGAAGCGATGGGTAAAGCCATCGAGATGCTTAAGCTAGTGGGACTTCCACGAGCAGAAGAGCTTGTAAAAGAATATCCACATCAATTATCAGGAGGTATGCGTCAGCGTGTCATGATCGCCATGGCCATGATCTGCGACCCTAAACTTCTGATAGCGGACGAGCCTACTACCGCTTTGGATGTTACGATTCAAGCCCAAATCTTAGACTTGATGAAACGATTAAACAAAGAAACAGACACCGCCATCATGATGATTACACATGATCTAGGTGTCGTGGCAGAGATGTGTGAACGCGTCGTTGTTATGTACGCTGGAAAAGTGGTTGAAGAAGGGGAAGTGAAGACCATCTTCCAAAATCCGAAGCACCCTTATACGGTTGGGTTGATCAAATCCGTACCAGACATGAGGGAGAAGGTTGGCCGTTTGTATTCTATTCCAGGAAACGTACCAAAACCCGGTTCGATCACTACGGGTTGTTCGTTCGCACCGCGTTGTGAGCATGCAGGAACAAGGTGTATATCCGAAACTCCTCATCTTAAAACTCAAGAAGGCAGTCATCAAGTCAGGTGCTGGCTTTACGAGGACGGGAAAGGAGTGAATCTACATGAATCAGACACAGCCATTAGTTAA
- a CDS encoding ABC transporter permease, whose protein sequence is MFAYTIRRLATLVPVLLGMTFIVFMMIRAIPGNPAQLILGQQATKEAVAALTQRLGLDQPWYTQFIDYLTGLFTGDLGVSLKTNVPIAEEVWPYLAATIELAFVAMVIAIVIGVNAGIISAWFQNSWFDYTAMVLALVGVSMPIFWLGLMEQYVFSIHLDLLPTTGRDNIRVPVDPITHLYLIDTLIQGRMDQFAEVVKHLILPGAALATIPMAIIARMTRSSMLEVMRSDYIRTARAKGMKMFWVVYKHSLKNALIPVVTVIGLQTGLLLGGAILTETIFGWPGIGTYIYDAISYRDYPVIQSGILVVATIFVLINLLVDLLYAAIDPRIKFK, encoded by the coding sequence ATGTTTGCCTATACGATCAGACGGTTAGCAACGCTCGTTCCTGTACTTTTAGGGATGACATTTATCGTGTTCATGATGATTCGCGCTATCCCGGGTAATCCAGCACAATTAATTCTAGGGCAACAGGCCACAAAGGAAGCTGTAGCTGCATTAACTCAGCGACTTGGATTAGACCAACCGTGGTATACGCAATTTATTGATTATTTGACAGGTCTTTTTACAGGGGACCTAGGTGTTTCACTAAAAACGAACGTTCCGATCGCAGAAGAGGTTTGGCCGTATCTAGCAGCTACTATTGAACTTGCTTTCGTTGCGATGGTTATCGCGATCGTGATCGGAGTTAACGCAGGTATCATTTCTGCGTGGTTCCAAAACTCTTGGTTCGATTATACAGCTATGGTTCTTGCGCTCGTTGGAGTTTCTATGCCAATCTTCTGGCTTGGCCTTATGGAGCAATATGTATTTTCCATTCACCTTGATCTTTTGCCGACTACGGGGCGTGACAACATTCGTGTTCCGGTTGATCCGATCACCCATCTGTATTTGATCGACACATTGATTCAAGGAAGGATGGATCAGTTTGCAGAGGTCGTAAAACATCTTATCTTGCCAGGAGCGGCTCTAGCTACGATTCCGATGGCAATCATCGCGCGTATGACTCGCTCAAGCATGCTTGAGGTAATGCGCTCAGACTACATTCGAACCGCTCGCGCTAAGGGCATGAAAATGTTCTGGGTCGTGTATAAGCACTCATTGAAAAACGCGTTGATCCCAGTCGTAACCGTTATTGGTCTTCAGACGGGACTGCTTTTGGGTGGTGCGATTCTTACTGAAACGATCTTCGGATGGCCAGGCATTGGTACATACATCTATGATGCAATCTCATATCGTGATTATCCGGTTATCCAATCTGGTATCTTAGTGGTCGCAACGATTTTCGTATTAATCAATCTACTCGTTGATTTGCTGTACGCGGCAATTGACCCGAGAATTAAATTCAAGTAG